The Pygocentrus nattereri isolate fPygNat1 chromosome 4, fPygNat1.pri, whole genome shotgun sequence genome includes a window with the following:
- the LOC119263302 gene encoding NADH dehydrogenase [ubiquinone] 1 beta subcomplex subunit 1-like, translating into MVNFAALVREHWVNILVPLGFVAGIYLDRWNDQKLTAFRNKSALYSRELKPGEEYTWK; encoded by the exons ATGGTGAACTTTGCAGCGTTGGTGCGAGAGCACTGGGTGAACATCCTGGTTCCACTGGGCTTTGTTGCTGGCATCTACCTTGACCGGTGGAACGATCAGAAGTTGACAGCTTTTAGGAACAAGAGCGCGTTGTACAGCAG GGAGCTGAAGCCTGGTGAGGAATACACCTGGAAGTGA
- the riox1 gene encoding ribosomal oxygenase 1 isoform X2, with translation MKRNMSAFAFYKTAAKQSEQTQVKKKKRKENGAAPAVTAKKKKMKKGPVDKKMMEQENQERSSDRQQCPSNGTGGVGAEVLHALLTDLTKVNNSRERASRLFQWLICPNQDKTFFRDCWEKKPLLIRRQNPDYYQGLFSTAEFDRILRTDDVQYGVNLDVTSYTNGKRETHNPPGRALPYTVWDFYESGCSLRMLNPQAFSSTVWNVLSILQEKFGSMAGANVYLTPAGTQGFAPHYDDIEAFIVQLEGKKHWRVYNPRSKDEALPLVPSPNFSQAEIGKPILDVVLEAGDLLYLPRGFIHQGDCLPDAHSLHITISSFQRNSWGDLLLKVMPAALEMAMEEDVEFRKGLPIDYLTFMGVQNSDKEDPRRDTFVSHVEGLIKKLMSYAPVDAAVDQKAREFLHDCLPPALSEEEKSSSVYGASARWEDGEAVDVAVRMKGQTKIRLIRAGVARLCSDGEAVHLYYTTENSRVYHKEEPKSIEIKAEHTDAVEFLIHNYPKFVAVASLPCDSAEDKVSLAELLFEKGIIHTSEPLTTK, from the exons ATGAAGAGAAACATGTCGGCGTTCGCTTTCTATAAAACAGCCGCGAAACAGTCTGAACAGACGCAG gtcaagaagaagaaaagaaaggagaatGGCGCAGCACCGGCTGTGACggccaagaaaaaaaagatgaaaaagggCCCCGTGGACAAAAAGATGATGGAGCAGGAGAACCAGGAGCGAAGTAGCGAC AGACAGCAGTGTCCATCAAACGGGACTGGAGGAGTGGGTGCTGAGGTGCTTCACGCGCTCCTCACCGACCTGACGAAAGTCAACAACAGCAGGGAGAGAGCCAGCCGGCTGTTTCAGTGGCTGATCTGTCCAAATCAAGACAAAACCTTCTTTAG AGACTGTTGGGAGAAGAAGCCGCTGTTGATCAGACGCCAGAATCCAGACTATTACCAGGGACTTTTCTCAACAGCTGAGTTTGATCGCATTTTAAGAACT GATGATGTCCAGTATGGAGTCAACCTTGATGTGACGAGCTACACAAACGGCAAAAGAGAGACACACAATCCTCCTGGAAGGGCTCTGCCGTACACAGTGTGGGATTTCTATGAG AGTGGATGCTCTCTCCGCATGCTGAACCCTCAGGCTTTCTCTTCCACTGTATGGAACGTTCTGTCCATCCTGCAGGAGAAGTTCGGGAGCATGGCAGGAGCCAATGT GTATCTGACTCCAGCAGGAACACAAGGCTTTGCTCCTCATTATGATGATATAGAAGCATTTATTGTGCAGTTAGAAGGGAAGAAACACTGGAGAGTGTATAACCCACG GTCCAAAGATGAAGCTTTGCCTCTCGTGCCGAGTC CTAATTTCAGTCAGGCAGAGATTGGGAAGCCCATACTGGACGTTGTTCTGGAAGCGGGTGACCTGCTGTATTTACCCAGAGGTTTCATTCACCAGGGTGACTGTCTGCCCGACGCTCACTCGCTGCACATCACCATCTCCTCCTTCCAGAGGAACAGCTGGGGTGACCTTCTCCTCAAG GTCATGCCGGCAGCTTTGGAAATGGCGATGGAGGAAGACGTGGAGTTTCGAAAGGGTCTGCCGATTGATTACCTCACTTTCATGGGGGTACAGAACTCTGACAAG GAGGATCCACGCAGAGATACATTTGTGTCCCACGTGGAGGGCTTGATAAAGAAGCTCATGTCGTACGCTCCAGTGGACGCTGCTGTGGATCAGAAAGCCAGAGAATTCCTCCATGACTGTCTTCCACCTGCGCTTTCTGAAG AGGAGAAAAGCAGTAGTGTGTATGGAGCGTCTGCTCGGTGGGAGGATGGAGAAGCTGTGGATGTGGCTGTACGTATGAAGGGTCAGACCAAAATCAGACTCATCCGGGCAGGAGTTGCCAG actGTGCAGTGATGGAGAGGCTGTTCATCTTTACTACACAACGGAGAACTCTAGAGTTTACCATAAAGAGGAACCCAAGAGCATTGAGATTAAAGCAGAG CACACAGACGCTGTGGAGTTCCTGATCCACAATTACCCAAAATTTGTCGCAGTGGCTAGTTTACCGTGCGACTCCGCAGAAGACAAG gTATCATTGGCGGAATTGCTGTTTGAGAAAGGAATAATCCACACGTCTGAACCTTTGACGACCAAATGA
- the riox1 gene encoding ribosomal oxygenase 1 isoform X1 has translation MKRNMSAFAFYKTAAKQSEQTQVSAPQVKKKKRKENGAAPAVTAKKKKMKKGPVDKKMMEQENQERSSDRQQCPSNGTGGVGAEVLHALLTDLTKVNNSRERASRLFQWLICPNQDKTFFRDCWEKKPLLIRRQNPDYYQGLFSTAEFDRILRTDDVQYGVNLDVTSYTNGKRETHNPPGRALPYTVWDFYESGCSLRMLNPQAFSSTVWNVLSILQEKFGSMAGANVYLTPAGTQGFAPHYDDIEAFIVQLEGKKHWRVYNPRSKDEALPLVPSPNFSQAEIGKPILDVVLEAGDLLYLPRGFIHQGDCLPDAHSLHITISSFQRNSWGDLLLKVMPAALEMAMEEDVEFRKGLPIDYLTFMGVQNSDKEDPRRDTFVSHVEGLIKKLMSYAPVDAAVDQKAREFLHDCLPPALSEEEKSSSVYGASARWEDGEAVDVAVRMKGQTKIRLIRAGVARLCSDGEAVHLYYTTENSRVYHKEEPKSIEIKAEHTDAVEFLIHNYPKFVAVASLPCDSAEDKVSLAELLFEKGIIHTSEPLTTK, from the exons ATGAAGAGAAACATGTCGGCGTTCGCTTTCTATAAAACAGCCGCGAAACAGTCTGAACAGACGCAG GTTTCTGCTCCGCAGgtcaagaagaagaaaagaaaggagaatGGCGCAGCACCGGCTGTGACggccaagaaaaaaaagatgaaaaagggCCCCGTGGACAAAAAGATGATGGAGCAGGAGAACCAGGAGCGAAGTAGCGAC AGACAGCAGTGTCCATCAAACGGGACTGGAGGAGTGGGTGCTGAGGTGCTTCACGCGCTCCTCACCGACCTGACGAAAGTCAACAACAGCAGGGAGAGAGCCAGCCGGCTGTTTCAGTGGCTGATCTGTCCAAATCAAGACAAAACCTTCTTTAG AGACTGTTGGGAGAAGAAGCCGCTGTTGATCAGACGCCAGAATCCAGACTATTACCAGGGACTTTTCTCAACAGCTGAGTTTGATCGCATTTTAAGAACT GATGATGTCCAGTATGGAGTCAACCTTGATGTGACGAGCTACACAAACGGCAAAAGAGAGACACACAATCCTCCTGGAAGGGCTCTGCCGTACACAGTGTGGGATTTCTATGAG AGTGGATGCTCTCTCCGCATGCTGAACCCTCAGGCTTTCTCTTCCACTGTATGGAACGTTCTGTCCATCCTGCAGGAGAAGTTCGGGAGCATGGCAGGAGCCAATGT GTATCTGACTCCAGCAGGAACACAAGGCTTTGCTCCTCATTATGATGATATAGAAGCATTTATTGTGCAGTTAGAAGGGAAGAAACACTGGAGAGTGTATAACCCACG GTCCAAAGATGAAGCTTTGCCTCTCGTGCCGAGTC CTAATTTCAGTCAGGCAGAGATTGGGAAGCCCATACTGGACGTTGTTCTGGAAGCGGGTGACCTGCTGTATTTACCCAGAGGTTTCATTCACCAGGGTGACTGTCTGCCCGACGCTCACTCGCTGCACATCACCATCTCCTCCTTCCAGAGGAACAGCTGGGGTGACCTTCTCCTCAAG GTCATGCCGGCAGCTTTGGAAATGGCGATGGAGGAAGACGTGGAGTTTCGAAAGGGTCTGCCGATTGATTACCTCACTTTCATGGGGGTACAGAACTCTGACAAG GAGGATCCACGCAGAGATACATTTGTGTCCCACGTGGAGGGCTTGATAAAGAAGCTCATGTCGTACGCTCCAGTGGACGCTGCTGTGGATCAGAAAGCCAGAGAATTCCTCCATGACTGTCTTCCACCTGCGCTTTCTGAAG AGGAGAAAAGCAGTAGTGTGTATGGAGCGTCTGCTCGGTGGGAGGATGGAGAAGCTGTGGATGTGGCTGTACGTATGAAGGGTCAGACCAAAATCAGACTCATCCGGGCAGGAGTTGCCAG actGTGCAGTGATGGAGAGGCTGTTCATCTTTACTACACAACGGAGAACTCTAGAGTTTACCATAAAGAGGAACCCAAGAGCATTGAGATTAAAGCAGAG CACACAGACGCTGTGGAGTTCCTGATCCACAATTACCCAAAATTTGTCGCAGTGGCTAGTTTACCGTGCGACTCCGCAGAAGACAAG gTATCATTGGCGGAATTGCTGTTTGAGAAAGGAATAATCCACACGTCTGAACCTTTGACGACCAAATGA